A section of the Centroberyx gerrardi isolate f3 chromosome 8, fCenGer3.hap1.cur.20231027, whole genome shotgun sequence genome encodes:
- the lysmd3 gene encoding lysM and putative peptidoglycan-binding domain-containing protein 3, which yields MASRSQHYGFQSATTVQPANGGHAYLFGNNGSENDLSEEDGESYELRSRGRERLRRSTSRERMDDIIYLARDIQEGDTLNSIALQYHCSVADIKRANNLLTEQDFFALRSVKIPVRRFSVLTETHSAAPLNSASPSGARRLPQISPATSLPSESSTDSSSSTDSVEGFLLEKDKDIERLVKSTGPSRSSLNEVVSSLTLQQQPLLGEVEYKPAPRKDPYYGADWGMRWWTAVAIMLVVGIVTPVFYLLYYEVLMKADVSHHGIPTLAHLDGPHGRPHGSKMDLPEGGDLHAGARPGPGHDVGIVGNGEPHGPDVDKAGDGDDGNHGNT from the exons ATGGCCAGTAGAAGCCAGCACTATGGTTTCCAGTCGGCCACCACGGTGCAGCCTGCCAATGGCGGCCATGCCTACCTGTTTGGAAACAATGGCTCGGAGAATGACCTGTcggaggaggatggggagagCTATGAGCTGCGGTCGCGTGGCAGAGAGAGGCTGCGGAGGAGCACTTCCAGAGAGAGGATGGACGATATTATCTACCTGGCCAGAGATATCCAGGAGGGGGACACCCTGAACAGTATTGCCCTGCAGTACCATTGCTCA GTGGCGGACATTAAGCGGGCCAACAACCTCTTGACAGAGCAGGACTTCTTTGCCCTGCGGTCCGTCAAGATTCCTGTGAGGCGCTTCAGTGTCCTCACCGAGACTCACAGCGCTGCGCCTCTCAACTCTGCCTCCCCTTCAGGTGCCCGGCGGCTGCCCCAGATCTCTCCCGCTACCTCCCTCCCCTCCGAGTCGTCCAcagactcctcttcctccacagaCAGCGTGGAGGGATTCCTCCTGGAGAAGGACAAGGACATTGAGCGGCTGGTCAAGTCCACCGGCCCGTCGCGCAGCAGCTTGAATGAGGTTGTGTCCTCCTTAACACTCCAGCAGCAGCCACTGCTAGGGGAAGTCGAGTATAAACCAGCCCCGAGGAAGGACCCCTACTATGGGGCAGACTGGGGTATGAGATGGTGGACGGCTGTGGCCATCATGCTGGTTGTTGGCATTGTCACgccagtgttttatctgctgtACTATGAGGTTCTGATGAAAGCTGACGTCAGCCATCATGGTATCCCTACACTAGCTCACCTCGATGGGCCTCATGGACGTCCGCACGGTAGTAAAATGGACCTTCCTGAGGGAGGGGACCTCCATGCAGGGGCCCGCCCTGGACCTGGACACGATGTAGGAATTGTGGGTAATGGAGAGCCACATGGACCCGATGTGGATAAAGCGGGAGACGGTGATGATGGAAATCATGGGAACACATAG